A region of Culicoides brevitarsis isolate CSIRO-B50_1 chromosome 1, AGI_CSIRO_Cbre_v1, whole genome shotgun sequence DNA encodes the following proteins:
- the LOC134837964 gene encoding checkpoint protein HUS1B-like yields the protein MKFRTIIKDDLVIRQFVNILISFAKMDKNIMINLKKEKMVIFICCEDVQTKPICWMDIESSTYFTSYFLNGDSPQYDEIYFVLNSSKIIQSLSGTHRCVNYFRLKLAKNPFESLVIDTEVTGITSNHKKTMQLPILIIPRRNWSNYHLPTDLQYDMTVITTNLKRVRSIVESAKTLSPEITICIQRNGTMGFVLENDEFTTTVQMTHLPIKIHTKSLDEVSCVVNCRKFAAILSQHNFPHATTSFSIRQDRVFKCEFEVKRNVMLTCLLPCIYLDDGE from the exons atgaaatttcgtaCAATAATAAAAGATGATTTAGTGATCCGACAATTTGTCAATATTCTAATTAGTTTCGcgaaaatggacaaaaatatcatgataaatttaaaaaaagaaaaaatggtcatttttatttgttgtgaaGATGTACAAACGAAGCCGATTTGTTGGATGGACATTGAATCATCAACTTATTTTACGAGTTATTTTCTGAACGGCGATTCTCCGCAATATGATgagatttattttgtgttaaattcatcgaaaatta ttcaatccTTGTCCGGCACCCATCGATGTGTGAATTATTTCCGACTAAAACTCGCCAAGAACCCCTTCGAGAGTCTCGTAATCGACACCGAAGTCACCGGAATCACgtcaaaccacaaaaaaacgaTGCAACTTCCGATTTTGATCATTCCGCGTCGAAATTGGAGCAATTATCATCTCCCAACGGACCTGCAGTACGACATGACTGTCATAACGACAAATCTGAAACGCGTGCGAAGCATTGTCGAGTCCGCCAAAACTCTCAGTCCGGAAATTACGATTTGTATTCAGCGCAACGGGACCATGGGCTTCGTTTTGGAGAACGACGAATTCACGACAACGGTTCAAATGACGCATTTACCgataaaaattcacacaaaaagcCTCGATGAAGTTTCTTGCGTCGTAAATTGCCGAAAATTTGCAGCAATTTTATCGCAACATAATTTTCCGCATGCAACAACTTCCTTCAGTATTCGACAAGATCGCGTTTTTAAATGCGAATTTGAAGTCAAACGAAATGTGATGTTGACGTGTCTTTTGCCGTGCATTTATCTGGATGatggagaataa